A genomic window from Canis lupus dingo isolate Sandy chromosome 13, ASM325472v2, whole genome shotgun sequence includes:
- the TEC gene encoding tyrosine-protein kinase Tec isoform X2 gives MNFNTILEEILIKRSQQKKKTSPLNYKERLFVLTKSMLTYYEGRAEKKYRKGFIDVSKIKCVEIVKNDDVVIPCQNKYPFQVVHDANTLYVFAPSAQSRDRWVKKLKEEIKNNNNIMIKYHPKFWADGSYQCCRQTEKLAPGCEKYNLFESSIKKALPPAPETKKRRPPPPIPPEEEDNSEEIVVAMYDFQATEAHDLRLERGQEYIILEKNDVHWWRARDKYGSEGYIPSNYVTGKKSNNLDQYEWYCRNTNRSKAEQLLRSEDKEGGFMVRDSSQPGMYTVSLYTKFGGEGSSGFRHYHIKETTTSPKKYYLAEKHAFGSIPEIIEYHKHNAAGLVTRLRYPVSTKEKNAPTTAGFSYEKWEINPSELTFMRELGSGLFGVVRLGKWRAQYKVAIKAIKEGAMCEEDFIEEAKVMMKLTHPKLVQLYGVCTQQKPIYIVTEFMERGCLLNFLRQRQGHLSRDMLLSMCQDVCEGMEYLERNSFIHRDLAARNCLVNEAGVVKVSDFGMARYVLDDQYTSSSGAKFPVKWCPPEVFNYSRFSSKSDVWSFGVLMWEIFTEGKMPFEKNTNYEVVTMVTRGHRLYRPKLASKYVYEVMLRCWQEKPEGRPSFEDLLRTIDELVECEETFGR, from the exons aaaaaatacaGGAAGGGATTTATTGATGTTTCAAAAATCAAGTGTGTGGAAATAGTGAAGAATGATGATGTTGTTATTCCCTGCCAAAATAAATACCCATTTCAG gtgGTTCACGATGCCAACACACTCTATGTTTTTGCACCTAGTGCACAAAGCAGGGACCGGTGGGTGAAGAAGTTAAAAGAAG aaataaagaacaacaaTAATATCATGATTAAATATCATCCTAAATTCTGGGCAGACGGAAGTTATCAGTGTTGCAGACAAACTGAAAAATTAGCCCCTGGATgtgaaaaatataatctttttgagagta GTATAAAAAAAGCACTACCTCCAGCACCAGAAACAAAGAAG CGAAGGCCTCCCCCACCAATTCCACCTGAAGAAGAGGATAATAGTGAAGAAATCGTTGTAGCCATGTACGATTTCCAAGCAACAGAGGCACATGATCTCAGATTAGAGAGAGGACAAGAGTatattatattagaaaagaatgatGTTCATTGGTGGAGAGCAAGAGATAAATACGG gaGTGAAGGATATATCCCAAGTAATTATGTAAcaggaaagaaatcaaacaacTTAGACCAATATGA GTGGTATTGCAGAAACACGAACAGAAGCAAAGCAGAGCAGCTTCTCAGAAGTGAA GATAAAGAAGGTGGTTTTATGGTAAGGGATTCCAGTCAACCAGGCATGTACACCGTCTCCCTTTATACAAAGTTTGGAGG GGAGGGCTCATCAGGTTTCAGGCATTATCATATAAAGGAAACAACAACATCCCCAAAGAAGTATTATCTGGCCGAAAAACATGCTTTTGGTTCAATTCCCGAGATTATTGAATATCATAAGCACAACGCAGCAG GACTTGTCACGAGGCTGCGGTACCCAGTTAGTACGAAGGAGAAGAATGCACCAACCACTGCAGGATTCAGCTATG AAAAATGGGAGATCAACCCTTCAGAGCTGACCTTTATGAGGGAACTGGGGAGCGGACTGTTCGGAGTGGTGAGGCTCGGCAAGTGGAGAGCCCAGTACAAGGTGGCGATCAAAGCTATCAAGGAAGGTGCCATGTGTGAGGAAGACTTTATAGAAGAAGCTAAAGTGATGAT GAAGCTGACACACCCGAAGCTAGTGCAGCTTTACGGTGTGTGCACCCAGCAGAAACCAATTTACATCGTCACTGAGTTCATGGAAAGGGGCTGTCTTCTGAATTTCCTCCGACAGAGACAAGGTCATTTGAGTAGAGATATGCTGCTGAGCATGTGTCAAGATGTGTGTGAAGGGATGGAGTACCTGGAGAGAAACAGCTTCATCCACAGAGATCTG GCTGCCAGAAATTGTCTAGTAAATGAGGCAGGAGTTGTGAAAGTGTCAGATTTTGGAATGGCCAG GTATGTCCTGGATGATCAATACACAAGTTCTTCTGGTGCAAAATTTCCAGTGAAGTGGTGTCCACCCGAGGTGTTTAATTACAGCCGCTTTAGTAGCAAATCGGACGTCTGGTCATTTG GTGTTTTAATGTGGGAAATATTCACTGAAGGCAAGATGCCCTTTGAGAAAAACACCAACTATGAAGTGGTAACCATGGTTACCCGGGGCCACCGACTCTACAGGCCGAAGCTGGCGTCCAAATATGTATACGAGGTGATGCTGAGATGTTGGCAGGAG aaacCAGAGGGAAGGCCTTCCTTTGAAGATTTGCTGCGCACGATAGATGAACTAGTCGAGTGCGAAGAAACTTTTGGACGATGA